The segment GCGCTCCTGTCGTTGGTATTTTCTCGCGCGCTGTATCGCGTGGGAAGGTCGTGTATCGCCGCGATCGCAGGCGCCGTGGCAGCGCGCTAATGCAGCAATACACGGCTCCAGCCGGAACCGTGTATCGGCCAAGCTTACCACCGACGCGTCGAGCGGTTTTCACGATTTCGCCGTTCGCCGTTCGCCGGGGGGACGTTTCTAGGGCGCCACCAGATAGCCCGGCACGTCCATCCCGCAGCCATAGATATCGCCGACGACCGGCGGTTTGGTGGATTTGACCACCGCGTCGATCACCACCGAGGTGGCGGTCGACGGGGGCACCAGAATCTCCCGGCGGCCGGTCTCGTCGCCGTTGATGGAACGGGCCCGCACGATGCACACCGCGGGCCGCGACGGATCGGCCCGGGTGACGGTGATCGTCACCGCCACCGTCTCGTCGTCGATGATCTGATAGCCACCGATCTCGCCCTTCACATCGGCCCCGAACCGCTGGAACGCGACGAGCGCGATCACCACACCTACCGTCACAATCAGTAGGAACAGCCCGATCCCCACCCGGCGACGGGTGCGTCGGGACAACTTTTGCCGCCCGTAACGGGCGGTGGGACGCTCGATGGTCAAGGTTAAGGGTGCCCGTCGGTCAGTTGGTTCGACTACGACTGGAACTATAGAGCGGTGGGCATACGCGAGAGGGACGCCTCGTTGGATCAGACACTATGACTGAATTGCGCTTGATGGCGGTGCACGCCCACCCCGATGACGAGTCCAGTAAGGGAGCGGCCACCACGGCCCGCTACGCGGCCGAGGGTGCCCGGGTCCTGGTGGTGACCCTCACCGGCGGCGAACGCGGTGACATCCTCAACCCCGCGATGGACATCCCCGAGGTGCACGGACGCATCCACGAGGTGCGCCGGGACGAGATGGCCAAGGCCGCCGAGATCCTGGGCGTCGAGCACCATTGGCTGGGCTATGTGGACTCCGGGCTGCCCGAGGGCGATCCGTTGCCGCCGCTGCCGGAGGGGTCCTTTGCCACCGTGCCGCTGGACGGGCCGACCGAGGCGCTGGTGCGGGTCATCCGGGAGTTCCGCCCGCACGTCCTGACCACCTACGACGAGAACGGCGGATACCCGCACCCGGATCACATCCGCTGCCACGAAGTGTCCGTCGCCGCCTACGAGGCGGCCGCCGACCATGTGCGTTACCCC is part of the Mycobacterium adipatum genome and harbors:
- a CDS encoding DUF4307 domain-containing protein: MTIERPTARYGRQKLSRRTRRRVGIGLFLLIVTVGVVIALVAFQRFGADVKGEIGGYQIIDDETVAVTITVTRADPSRPAVCIVRARSINGDETGRREILVPPSTATSVVIDAVVKSTKPPVVGDIYGCGMDVPGYLVAP
- the mca gene encoding mycothiol conjugate amidase Mca, which gives rise to MTELRLMAVHAHPDDESSKGAATTARYAAEGARVLVVTLTGGERGDILNPAMDIPEVHGRIHEVRRDEMAKAAEILGVEHHWLGYVDSGLPEGDPLPPLPEGSFATVPLDGPTEALVRVIREFRPHVLTTYDENGGYPHPDHIRCHEVSVAAYEAAADHVRYPDAGEPWAVAKLYYNHGFLRQRMQVLQDEFAKHGQDGPFGKWLDNWDAEEDLIEQRVTTRVECAKFFAQRDEALLAHATQIDPKSFFFTTPMEWQQRLWPTEEFELARSRVPVQLPETDLFTGIKT